The genomic DNA TGCGGATTTATTTAAAATGCTTTATGTCGGATGGCTGCAGAAGCTTTTTAGGAACCAGCGCTAGTACAGCGCTGTTGGGCAGGCAGAAGCTGCCGCTAAGCGCATGTTGCGGCCCATCGGTCTAAAACAAACCGGGGCACAGTAGCGGCATGCAGCAGAAAGTATACCTTTGTAAAATGGAGATAAAGTTGACCGCGGCCAGCACCCTGGAGGCTGGCACCACCTGGAGCCTGCCCGAAGTACGCAACATCACGCAAAGCCGCGTGGTGCAGCATGTGTTCTTCTGGGTAGTATACGTGGTGTTTTTTGGTTTGCTCTACGGCAGCTACATCGATGACTACTACAATGCCTTTATGGTGGAGCTAGTAGAGCTGCCTTTTAAAATCGGACTGGTATACTTTAACATGTACTACCTGATGCCGCGCTACTTGCTGCAAAAGCGCTACCTGGAGTTCTTTTTCTACCTGCTCTTGCTCATGGCCCTGATCACGGCGCTGATGCAGTTTGTGTTGCTGCCTTTTCTCATCCACCCGATGTTTTGCCCCACCACCTGCACCGAAGACAACCTGACCTTTTACCGCTTTGTAAAGAACGGCGTCAACATCAGTTATGTGGTGGCCATTACGGCTGTGATCGCGCTGCTCAAGAACTGGTACAGCCACCAGCAGGCGGCCCGCGATCTGACCCAGGACAAGCTCGAAGCGGAGCTGAAGGTGCTCAAAGGCCAGATCCACCCGCACTTCCTCTTCAACACGCTCAATAGTTTA from Pontibacter liquoris includes the following:
- a CDS encoding sensor histidine kinase, with amino-acid sequence MEIKLTAASTLEAGTTWSLPEVRNITQSRVVQHVFFWVVYVVFFGLLYGSYIDDYYNAFMVELVELPFKIGLVYFNMYYLMPRYLLQKRYLEFFFYLLLLMALITALMQFVLLPFLIHPMFCPTTCTEDNLTFYRFVKNGVNISYVVAITAVIALLKNWYSHQQAARDLTQDKLEAELKVLKGQIHPHFLFNTLNSLYSLTLKKSDNAPEVVLKLSSLMDYMLYAANAATVPLEKELEYIRNYISLERIRYGERVDVCFTETGSITGRQVAPMMLLPFVENAFKHGVSTETGNAWIRIDVKVQENKLVLLVENCKCGERASHSTRDMASGIGLKNLRRRLELLYEGCYTLETEDEPDSYAARLELDLGEE